CCCTGGCTGGGCCGGCTGGCGGATCGGCGCAGTCGCAAGCTGGCTGTCGCCATTGGGACGGCGGTGGGGGGCGTGGCGCCGCTGGGGTATTGGGCCGTTGACTCGATTCCGCTATTAGTGGCGATCCGTGGCTTCCACGGCATCAGCATTGCTGCATTTACCACTGGCTACAGCACCCTGGTGGTCGATTGGTCCCCACCCGATAAAAAAGGCGAGCTCATCGGCTACATGAGCCTGGTGGTCCCCATCGGCATGGCGATCGGCACGGCGGGCGGCGGTTACTTGCAAGCGCAGGTGGGCTACGGCCCCTTATTCGGCCTAGCAGGTGCTATTGGCCTGGTGGGATTCGCGCTCTCCAGCCAAGTGGCCGATGCCCCGAGTTGCGATCGCGGCGGTGCCGGCGGCTCGCAGAGGTTCTGGCAGCTGCTGGCCAGCCCGCGGCTGCGGGTGCCGACGGCGGTACTGTTTCTCATGGGGCTGGTGTTTGGGGCCATTGCCAGCTTCCTGCCGCTTTTCATCCGAGATTTGGGCGTTGCGCTCAACCCGGGGCTGTACTACACCATCGTGGCGCTGGCGAGCTTTATCGTCCGGACCTTTGCCGGGCGCGCCTCCGATCGCTACGGGCGCGGCGCCTTCATAACCGGGAGCCTGCTCTGCTACGCCACAGCCATGGTGCTGCTGGCGGGCGCGCGCACGCCCGCTGACTTTATCCTGGCCGCGCTGGTGCAGGGGGTGGGAGCTGGAACGCTGCTCCCCATGTCGATTGCGCTCATGGCGGATCGCTCGGCAGCCAACGAGCGCGGTCGCGTCTATTCCATCTGCGTGGGCGGCTTCGATTTAGGCATCGCCCTGGCCAGCCCGTTTGTGGGCGTCCTGGCGCAAGCGCTAGGCTATCGCGGCTTGTTTGCGCTGGCCGCTGGCTTGGTCGCAGTGGCGCTGCTGGTGTTCGTTACGCGCGCCAACCGCAATCTGGCACACTCGTTGCGGTTTGCCACCGGCCGCAGCCGGGACGCCTACGCCCTAGAGCAAACGCAGTGAAAGCGGGCTTGGGAGGATTCGAACCCCCGACACCGTGGTCCGTAGCCACGTGCTCTGTCCCCTGAGCTACAAGCCCTGGCAATCTGCCGGCTTCCTACGCTATCACAGGCCCACATCATGGAACAATCGCGCTCCGATGAGGCGCTCTCGCACCTGAATGCCAGCGGCGAGGCGCAGATGGTGGATGTCTCGCGCAAGCCCGAGCAGGCGCGCCAGGCCGTTGCGGCCGGTTGCGTCCGGATGCGAGCGGCCACGCTCGAGGCGATCGCGGCAGGCAACGCGCCCAAAGGCGATGTCCTGGCAACGGCCCGGCTAGCGGGCATCATGGCCGCCAAACAAACCGATCGGCTCATTCCGCTCTGCCACTCGCTGCCGCTGCATCACGTCGAGGTAACCCTGACAGCCGATCCGCAGCTGCCGGGCTACCACATCCAGGCCAGCGCGAGCACCCAAGCGGCCACGGGCGTGGAAATGGAAGCCCTGACGGCCGTTTCGGTGGCAGCCCTGACGCTCTACGACATGGCCAAAGCCCTAGAGCAAACCATGGAGATCGGCTCGGTGCGCTTGCTGCACAAAACGGGAGGCCGCTCCCAGAGCGCGCGCGAGGGGGAGTGACGCCTTACAATTGAATTGACAAGCGATTGCGAGGAGCTGCCTTGCCACCGCGCTGGTCGCGCCCGCCCACTCGCACCGACCCCGATTACCGACGCTTGGCCGATCGCATCAACTGGGTCGTTCACTTGGGCGCGTTCGCTGCAACCAACTCGGGGCTGTGGTTCTTTCACAACCTGCAGCAGGCCCACTGGGCTTGGGCACCGTGGCTCACCGGCGGGTGGGGCTTGGCCGTACTCGCGCATGCAGTCTATGCCTTCGCGCTTGCCGAGCGCGCTCGGAGCTCCCATGGCCGATTCTGAAACCACGCAAGCCATCGAGGCCCTGGCAGCCGAAATTGGCGAAGCGGCCTACATCGATGTTGCCAACTGGCACCTCTACCTATCGGACGCGCGCCTGCATCGGCCGCTAGCCGAGCAGCTCTATCCGGTGCTGGAGCAGCAGGCCATTAGCGAACGCGACGTGCAAGCTGCGCTGCGCCAGGTCACCGTCCGACTGGGGGGCGGCCAGCGAGAACTCTCCCTAGCAGAGCTAATTCCTCCGCAAAGTCAAACCGATCTGGTGGAGCAGCTCGAAGACTACCAGCGCCGGCTGTAGCCGCTACTCGGCTGTGTCGGTTCCGCCCGCTGACATTCTCATCCTCTCCAATGGGCCGGGCGAGATTGCGACGTGGGTGCGGCCGGTGATGGAGTGCCTGCGGCAGCGCCTAGGCGATCGCGCCCGCCTGTCGCTGGTGCTGGCCCCTTGCCGCAACGCCACCGGCACTGAGGCGCAGATGGCGCGCCAGTTACTGCCGCTCGATCGGGTGCAGGGGCCGCAGCACTTTTGGCCATTTCTGCTCTGGGGGCGTACCGCTGAGGGATGGGACTGGCGCGATCGCGGCGTCGTACTGTTTTTAGGCGGCGACCAGTTCTTTCCGCTGCCCATTGGCAAGCGCTTGGGCTATCCCACTGTCGTTTATGGGGAATGGGAAACCCGCTGGCTGCGCTGGCACGACCGCTTTGGCGTCCCGCGCCCCGAGGTTGCCGCGCGCGCGCCACGCCACCATCGCGCCAAAATCGCGGTCGTGGGCGATTTGATGGCTGATGTCAGCGCGGGGGCCGGCCCGCCGGCACCACCGAGCCAGCCGCTAGTGGGGCTGCTACCCGGATCGAAACCCGCCAAACTCGCGCAGGGGCTGCCGCTGATGTTGGCCAGCGCCGAGGCCATTCAGGCTCAATGCCCGCAGGCCCGGTTCGCTCTCCCCGTGGCGCCCACGCTGGACCCGGCGGCGCTGGCGCGCTTTGGCGATCCCGCGCGCAATCCCCTGGTTTCGCGCGTTGGGGGCACCAGCGCCACGCTGGAGCGCGCGGGCGACGAACTAATCCTCACCACCGCGCGCGGCACGACGGTGGCCCTATGGACTCACTTTCCCGCCCACCCGCAACTGGCGCATTGCACGTTCTGCCTGACCACGGTTGGGGCCAATACGGCCGAGTTGGGCGCGCTGGGCGTGCCAGCCATTGTCTTGTTGCCCACGCAGCAGCTGGATGCCATGCGCGCCTGGGATGGCGTGCCGGGCTTGCTAGCCAACTTGCCGGGGGTGGGCGCGCCGCTGGCCAAGCTCATCAACGCCTGGGTCTTGCGGCAAAAGCGCGCTTTTGCCTGGCCCAATATTTGGACGGGAGAAACCGTCATGCCTGAGTTAGTCGGGCAGCTTACCCCCGAGCGCGTGGCAGCGCTGGCGCTGGCTTGGTTGCAGCAATCGGAGGAGCTGGCCCAAAGGCGCCAGCGCCTGCAGCAAGCGTGCGGTCAGCCCGGGGCGGCCGAGCGCCTGGCCGATCTCGCCATTGCCGCGATCGCGCGCTAGGCATCGGAGCGGTAAGACTGGCGGCCCAGCTCGTAAATGCCGCATGCCGCGCAGGCCAGCAGGCTGACCGCTACCGACCAACGCGCGCCCAAGGTATGCGCGATGCCCCAGTTGCAGAGCGCGCCTGCCAGCAAAAAGGGAACGATGCTCAAAACCGAGGCACCCAAGGCATGGGGAGCAGCCGGTTCCGAGCGGCGCAGCGCGCATTCGATGGGCCCAAGCCGCCGCTCGAGCCATACAGTCAGCCGCTCGCGCGGGGATTCGCCACCTAAATAAAGGGCAAACGACCAGAGGCAGGCAGCGGCAAGGGCCGTTGTATCGATGGGGAGCGCAAGCATGGCTGGACCCAGCAAGTGGCTTGCCTGCAAGCTTAACAATTTGTAACAGCAAGGCGCGAGCGCTTGTCTTGACGCTATGGAGAGCGAGGCTAAAATCGCGCCGGTGCGAGGAAGGGAACGGCAGCATGCGCGAGGTTATCCGCTACGGACTGGCCGCTTGGGCTGCATTGGCTGCAGCGGCCTCGACTGCGCCGCCAGCTGCGGCATCAGTTTGGCAGGAGGCCTCATTTCCAATTGAGGCCTTTCAGGGCTATACCTCCCCTTACGGCTATCGCAACGCCCCCAATGGGGCCAGTGGCGGCGGCGGCCGAGACTTCCACCACGGGCTAGACATGGCCGCGCCCCAAGGCAGCTACGTCCGCAACTGGTGGGCCGGCCGCGTGGTCAAGGTGGCCGAGCGCCCCGCTTGCGGCACCATGGCGATCGTGCGCTCGGGGGACTGGAAGCACATCTACTGCCACCTGCAAGGCAGCGTCGAGCACGATCACAACGGCGCTTACTACCGCACGCGCGGCATCCGGCTGCGGCAAGGGCAGACCGTACCCACCGGCGCCCGCATTGCCCGCGTCGGCACAACCGGCAACACCACGGGTCCCCACCTGCATTGGGGGCTCAAGTATCAGGGGCAGTTCGTCAATCCGGCGCGCGTGCTGCGCAAGATGGAAGCTGCTGGCGCAGGCTAGCGCGACGGGGCGAGCTGCTTTTGGCGCGCCGGTAGCTGGGTGTAAGCCGCTACAATCTGGCGGAAGCGCTCGCCGTCGATGGTTTCTTCGTAGATCAAAATATCGACTAAGTCGTCCACGAGCTGCCGGTTTTCGCGGATCAGGCGGCGCGCTTTGTCGTAGCAGTGGGTAGCGATCGCGCGCACTTGCCGATCAATTTGGGCAGCCACCTCTTCCGAGTACTCGGACCCGTTGCCCCAGTTGCCCCCCAAAAAGACGGGGACACTTTCACTCTCAAAGGCTTGCGGTCCCAGATCGGACATGCCGTAGCGCGTCACCATCTCGCGCGCCAGGTTGGCGACCGCGCGCAAGTCGTTGCTGGCGCCGCTGGTTGCCTCGGCCTCGCCAAACACTTCTTCCTCAATCGCTCGACCGCCTAACGCGATCGTTACTTGGTCGAGCAGCCATGCGCGGCTGTAGAGGCCGCTATCGATCACATCTTCATCGGGAGTGGCTTGGGAGAAGCCGCCGACGCCGCCCGAGCGCGGGATGATGGTGACTTTGTTGAGCGGATCGGCATGCTCCAGCAGCGTCATCAGCAGGGCATGGCCCACTTCGTGGTAGGCGATCAGGCGCTTTTTCTTGCTGTTGAGCAGCGGATTGAGTGTCATGCCGATGGTGATGCGATCGATGGCATCATCAATATCGCGCATCGAGATGGCATCCTTTTGGCGCCGTCCGGTGAGGATGGCAGCTTCGTTGAGCAAGTTGGCCAAATCCGCGCCGGAAAAGCCGGGCGTTCGGCGGGCGACGTTGGCTAGCGATACCTCGGGAGCCAGTTTTTTATCGCGCGCGTGGACCTCCAGAATGCCCAGGCGTCCGGCGTAGCTAGGCAGATCGATGGTGACTTGACGGTCGAAGCGTCCCGGGCGCAGCAGCGCCCCATCCAGCACGTCGGGCCGGTTGGTGGCAGCGATCACCACCACGCCGGTGTTGGCTTCAAAGCCATCCATTTCGGTGAGCAGCTGGTTGAGCGTCTGCTCGCGCTCGTCGTTGCCGCCCCCAATGCCGCTACCGCGCTGGCGCCCGACGGCGTCGATTTCGTCCACAAACACCAGGCAGGGGGCATTTTCCTTGGCCTTTTTGAACAAATCGCGCACGCGGGAGGCCCCCACGCCGACAAACATCTCGACGAACTCCGATCCCGAGATGCTAAAAAACGGCGTGCCAGCTTCGCCGGCGACTGCCTTGGCCAGCAGGGTTTTGCCCGTTCCGGGCGCTCCCACCAACAGCGCCCCTTTGGGGATTTGCGCGCCCACTGCCGTAAACCGCTCGGTTTCTTTGAGAAAGCTCACCAGCTCCTGCAGCTCTTCTTTAGCTTCCTCAATGCCGGCGACATCGTCAAAGCTCACCCCGGTTTGGGGTTCCATGTGAAACCGGGCCTTGGTTTTGCCAAAGCTCATGGCCTGGCCCGAGGACTTGCTGGAGCGGCGCACGAACCACACCAGCCCGCCGATCAAAATGGCAAACAGCAGCAGGTTGATGGCTAGCCCAATGGCCAGCGAGTTATCCGAGCCGTTTTTGACGGCAATGGCGACATCCTGCTTTTGCAGCCGGGTAATGAGATCCTGATTGTCCTGGAAAAGCCGAACTTGACGGGGCTCGGCCCGACCGCTCAGCTTGACTTGGGCCGTTTGGTCGTTTTTGTTGAGGGTGACCTTTTCCACATTGCCCTGCTCGAGCTGCTGGAGCAGGTCCCCGTAGTTGAACTGGTTGCGCTTGTCTTGGGCTTGGGTGGCGCTGGCACTGCCGAGCAGAACGGCAGGAATGGCGGCGAGGCCCGCCGCTAGCGACAGCCAGCGTTGCTTGCGCGGCCGGGTGGGGAGCAATCCTGTCATGACCCTAGAATGGGGGATCGCGTGGGCAACTAAGGAACGCTATGCGCCTTAGCTCCCAGTCTAACGCCGCCATTGCCGGGCTATTTTTGCTGCTCTTGCTCCTGGCTGCGGCGCTGTCGCGCCTCTTGCAGCGCGCTCCCTGCTTGCTGGATGACGCCGCGCACGATCAGCCCGATCCCGCGCCCCAGAATTTGGGTCAGCACGTAAACCGCACCGCCGCCGATAAAGCTGGCGATCACGCGCACCCGCGGCGCTAGCGCATCGCGGATCTCCCAGGCCAGGGTTACGCCCCAGCGAATGCCGCGCAGCTGGGCTAGCTCGGCCTGGCGCCGGCCGTAAATCTCGACCGTTTGGATGCCGTTGGGCCCAAAGGCCAGCAGGCGATACTTGCTCTCGAATATGGCGCGCGGCTCGGACAGGTAGTAGTCCTGGCGGTACTGCCAGGAGAGGCTGTTGCGGAAACGCCCGATCGCGCGC
The DNA window shown above is from Cyanobacteria bacterium QS_8_64_29 and carries:
- a CDS encoding cell division protein FtsH; this translates as MTGLLPTRPRKQRWLSLAAGLAAIPAVLLGSASATQAQDKRNQFNYGDLLQQLEQGNVEKVTLNKNDQTAQVKLSGRAEPRQVRLFQDNQDLITRLQKQDVAIAVKNGSDNSLAIGLAINLLLFAILIGGLVWFVRRSSKSSGQAMSFGKTKARFHMEPQTGVSFDDVAGIEEAKEELQELVSFLKETERFTAVGAQIPKGALLVGAPGTGKTLLAKAVAGEAGTPFFSISGSEFVEMFVGVGASRVRDLFKKAKENAPCLVFVDEIDAVGRQRGSGIGGGNDEREQTLNQLLTEMDGFEANTGVVVIAATNRPDVLDGALLRPGRFDRQVTIDLPSYAGRLGILEVHARDKKLAPEVSLANVARRTPGFSGADLANLLNEAAILTGRRQKDAISMRDIDDAIDRITIGMTLNPLLNSKKKRLIAYHEVGHALLMTLLEHADPLNKVTIIPRSGGVGGFSQATPDEDVIDSGLYSRAWLLDQVTIALGGRAIEEEVFGEAEATSGASNDLRAVANLAREMVTRYGMSDLGPQAFESESVPVFLGGNWGNGSEYSEEVAAQIDRQVRAIATHCYDKARRLIRENRQLVDDLVDILIYEETIDGERFRQIVAAYTQLPARQKQLAPSR
- a CDS encoding lipid-A-disaccharide synthase, with protein sequence MSVPPADILILSNGPGEIATWVRPVMECLRQRLGDRARLSLVLAPCRNATGTEAQMARQLLPLDRVQGPQHFWPFLLWGRTAEGWDWRDRGVVLFLGGDQFFPLPIGKRLGYPTVVYGEWETRWLRWHDRFGVPRPEVAARAPRHHRAKIAVVGDLMADVSAGAGPPAPPSQPLVGLLPGSKPAKLAQGLPLMLASAEAIQAQCPQARFALPVAPTLDPAALARFGDPARNPLVSRVGGTSATLERAGDELILTTARGTTVALWTHFPAHPQLAHCTFCLTTVGANTAELGALGVPAIVLLPTQQLDAMRAWDGVPGLLANLPGVGAPLAKLINAWVLRQKRAFAWPNIWTGETVMPELVGQLTPERVAALALAWLQQSEELAQRRQRLQQACGQPGAAERLADLAIAAIAR
- a CDS encoding M23 family peptidase, whose protein sequence is MREVIRYGLAAWAALAAAASTAPPAAASVWQEASFPIEAFQGYTSPYGYRNAPNGASGGGGRDFHHGLDMAAPQGSYVRNWWAGRVVKVAERPACGTMAIVRSGDWKHIYCHLQGSVEHDHNGAYYRTRGIRLRQGQTVPTGARIARVGTTGNTTGPHLHWGLKYQGQFVNPARVLRKMEAAGAG
- a CDS encoding thylakoid-associated protein encodes the protein MADSETTQAIEALAAEIGEAAYIDVANWHLYLSDARLHRPLAEQLYPVLEQQAISERDVQAALRQVTVRLGGGQRELSLAELIPPQSQTDLVEQLEDYQRRL
- the moaC gene encoding cyclic pyranopterin monophosphate synthase MoaC, producing the protein MEQSRSDEALSHLNASGEAQMVDVSRKPEQARQAVAAGCVRMRAATLEAIAAGNAPKGDVLATARLAGIMAAKQTDRLIPLCHSLPLHHVEVTLTADPQLPGYHIQASASTQAATGVEMEALTAVSVAALTLYDMAKALEQTMEIGSVRLLHKTGGRSQSAREGE
- a CDS encoding MFS transporter — encoded protein: MGRSPTVQPAANSLRELQPAQLKNLLFLFVAGLSFWIGLTAMLPTLPAYISDVGGSKQQVGLVMGSFAAGLLLFRPWLGRLADRRSRKLAVAIGTAVGGVAPLGYWAVDSIPLLVAIRGFHGISIAAFTTGYSTLVVDWSPPDKKGELIGYMSLVVPIGMAIGTAGGGYLQAQVGYGPLFGLAGAIGLVGFALSSQVADAPSCDRGGAGGSQRFWQLLASPRLRVPTAVLFLMGLVFGAIASFLPLFIRDLGVALNPGLYYTIVALASFIVRTFAGRASDRYGRGAFITGSLLCYATAMVLLAGARTPADFILAALVQGVGAGTLLPMSIALMADRSAANERGRVYSICVGGFDLGIALASPFVGVLAQALGYRGLFALAAGLVAVALLVFVTRANRNLAHSLRFATGRSRDAYALEQTQ